A window of Micrococcus endophyticus contains these coding sequences:
- the catC gene encoding muconolactone Delta-isomerase yields the protein MLFLARMDVTFPETMSDETKAGFQAREKEYSGDLQRRGVMKGIWRIVGEYANHSVFDVDSHDELHAILSGFPMFPYMKVRVTPLATHPNAIAEDFFTTAEDRAAL from the coding sequence ATGCTGTTCCTCGCCCGGATGGACGTGACGTTCCCGGAGACCATGAGCGACGAGACGAAGGCCGGCTTCCAGGCCCGGGAGAAGGAGTACTCCGGGGACCTGCAGCGCCGCGGCGTGATGAAGGGGATCTGGCGGATCGTCGGCGAGTACGCCAACCACTCCGTGTTCGACGTGGACTCCCACGACGAGCTGCACGCGATCCTCTCCGGCTTCCCGATGTTCCCGTACATGAAGGTGCGCGTGACCCCCCTGGCGACGCACCCGAACGCCATCGCCGAGGACTTCTTCAC